From Solanum stenotomum isolate F172 chromosome 2, ASM1918654v1, whole genome shotgun sequence:
gtatataaatatatatatttttattccacctatttaaatttaatgagGGGATAATTAATTGTATGTAATTACACAGAGTGATGCATATCAAACAACTGGATGTTACAATTTGCTTTGTTCAGGATTTGTCCAGACCAATAATAGAATAGCTATTGGGGCTGCAATTTCTCCAACATCCTCTTATGATGGTGGCCAATATGATATCACCATATTGATTTGGAAGGTAATTACTTTTTTAACCCCAAAAACTAAAAGTGAGGTCGTGGTGATGGGATCGGGGAGTTGGGCTATATGATATACGTCACTTGTGAAACTTGTTTTCTCTACCAAACTCATCCTTCTTGTTAGAGTCTGAGGTTTTTGTTTTGGCAGTTGATTTTCTAAACATGGTTCTATAGTTCCAATCCTAAAGTGTTTTTTCTTCGAAATGTATGTTAAAAGGAACTAAACTTGGAAATCATTTTATTTAGCTGGCCAAGTTAATTAGCAATTGCTTggaaatgtatatatatagtatatatttttattgttattattatatgtaGGGGAGGAAAAGAGAAATGGAAAAGTAAATTACAAGTGAAAGTTCAGACAGTCAATTAATTATGTTTCAataatttcccaaaaatatacttaatcTTTCCTCCCATTCATTGactacaaattttgaattcacttCTAAGTCTGAATATGTAAACCAATTGATGGATCGAATGTAGGATCCAAAGCATGGGAATTGGTGGCTAGAGTTTGGGTCAGGAGTTGTTGTAGGTTACTGgccatcatttttattttcacatcTTAGGAGTTCAGCAAGCATGATACAATTTGGTGGTGAAATAGTGAACACTAATCCTTCTGGATTTCACACATCAACTCAAATGGGAAGTGGTCATTTGCCTGCACAAGGATTTGGAAAAGCTTCTTATTTTCGAAATTTGCAATTAGTTGATTCAGATAATAGCCTAATACCTCTTACAAATCTCAAACTTGTGGCTGATCATCCAAATTGTTATGATATTCAAGGAGGGATTAATTCTGTTTGGGGTCATTATTTTTACTATGGAGGTCCTGGTAAAACCCAACATTGTTCTTAATTAAAaggtactccctccgtcccattttatgtggcacttttcggatttcgagattcaaacaagtctatctttgaccgtaaaattttcatagatcttttaaacattttgaattatcaattattgtgacttatagtactttttacgtagttcacaaatatataaatttcatttcaaaacaaTGAAGATTTCATGTACAAATTttcgatcaaacttaaactgtttgactctcgaaaaacaaaaagtgtcacataaattgggacagggGAGAATATGTTAtggtcttctttttttttgttttacagTTTTAGGGTGATAGGGCTTGGGTTATTCTTTCTATTCTACTTTGGGTCAAAAAGGTGATCCATCAGTTAGTTATACCACATGTTATTTAAAGAGGTGTGAAAAGGGAAATAGTGAATATAATATCGActagtgttactacttgttaatcaaatacacaaataaaaatctatataatatttaggggggataagggtctgaaaagtacctcaactttggtcggatttgctgttgcgatactaaacttttaCAAGGAcatattacctccctagactattttaataccgtattttttaccccctgaactatttaatagtgtattttaaaggtatatatgtgcccgcgtggacacattactatttataattttgcattattttttatgtccacgtgggcaaatatgtatgtttaaaatacgttattaaatagtctagggaggtaataggtcatcatgaaagtttagtatcgcaacaacaaattcgaccaaagttgggatatttttcaaaccattatccctaatatttattaagtttgatttcaagtaaaaacataaatagcgaaatagaaatattaacttaattgtttttcaatgattataataaaacacaaaaactatgatAATATTACATAGGTTATGGCCTATGTAGTGATTCGCTAGAAATTTtaggaattttattttatgtagtacatattttataaacataattgggaaatttgtatttaaaattgtaatatttcaaactttaaacggaTTTTGAGTCGAATACTGTTATTTTAAGGAAATATTacagaaattttatttttattttttaattaatttttatttggcccacgggCCGGCCCTATCCATATTTTCTCAACCCCCACAAATCGACAGGCTTATTCAGGCCGGACTAAAAAgcccttttcttaaatgggaTCCAAAAATCGTAGTCCAACCCTATCAAATCATGGGTTAGGTCAGACTGACCaacgggcctagcccatattgacggctctaatATTTTCATAGATTTTTGCGTGGGTGTACCAAATACGTCTTCCATTTCACAAATTACCTAGTTATTACAGCCATCATCATAATCCATCTCCGGAAAACAGAAAAAACCATACAAACGACCAGCATGCACCAGCAGAAGTGACTCTTGGGTTTAAGCAAATATGCAGCATTGAAGCCGTTTTTTTTAACAGTATATGGAACACGAACTTAATCAGCAGACAtctttatacaagaaaatgtaGCATACAAGCAATAAAgtcaaataaataacaaaaattggCACAACAAAACAATTTGCTTCAAATCTATGAGCTAAACCAGCTCATCTCCTGCAAAGCAGCTCAAAGCATTGGAACTGGTGACTTATCCGAGCCTCGGGCAAACTTAATTGGATTGGATCATCATCTCGGTGTGGTTTTACGTAAGTCTCAACTCATATTCACCGGCCATGGTAATATATCGCACCCAAGGAAGAGCCTGATAACCACTTTTTTCAATTATCTTCAAGTAGCGAACCTAGCATGCATTAGAGGATCCACATTGGTCACAACTTTTGCAAATAAGCAGTTCCAgctaaaaaacaaaattacattTAGGCTGTCGATGCGGTAAGTTCGCCAAACTAAGCCCACAATAAAGGTCATAAAAGGCATGATATCGTATCACGTTTTCCATCACCAACCAGAAGAACAAGATTAGACAGAAATGTTCAATACTAAGTTCAAGAGTTAAGACTCACAAAGACTTGTTTGGTTCTCTTCTTTAGGATGCGGGGACAATCAGGCCTACACATTTAAGTTGGTTCTGTTGACTTCATCACCTCATACGTCACTTTATCAAAACTCATTTAGAACTGTTCCTCAGCTTATCAACTTGTACTACTACCTGCCTCCAaaccatgctccctctcaagGATAATAAATAGGGATAATACACTTTTTCCCCTGGACTTGTCCAGTTAATCCCAAAGAACACTTCAACTTTGCGGGCAACCTATGACCCCTTGAACTATTTCAAAGTGGAATTATTTGGCCCTTTTCTGCTGAGTTGGTGAAGGTGTCCTCCTGCGGGATTTTTTTCCCCATTCTTTGTGTCTTTCTTCCCTGTGCTGCTGAACTCACatcctccattttttttttcttcagctTGTTACTCTTTGGCTTCTCCTATTTACtctttttcagtttttgtttttgataaCTGAGAAacccgtctgtgacccgccctttggaccaatcacagccttctaaacccGGTGAATTTATGTGCCCaccccctctacccttctccacttaaataccaggcttcactttgcatggtgtggggcttgaacttGCAActtaagccacaaatcctccaccttttgccacttgagctaagGCCTTGGGGGcaaactctttactctttttcagttttttcagctttttccccttttttccctcttattgttttcttcttcagcCGACTcttcttgttcttatttttccagtttattaatttaattgtatTAGCTTTTTcagttctttatttttattttttccggCAGGCAGAAATTAGTAGTTAATGCATTGAATCCTCGACTCATAATGGTTTCTCAATACGATGGACTAAATGTGGACATGTGTAACTAGAGTGCTGTAGGAATttgacaaaaagaaaatactgAATAATCCAACTGAACTACAGCTATTTAGGACTCACCTGTATACCCGAAACTGTAAAATATGGTATCTCAAATTTCACACGTATAGGAGCTTTTCTTTCAGGAACTGCTTCTTCTGCTGTAATGCTGGGAAGTTTAAACTCTGCTCTCAACATATATTCctgaaaatgaaataagaattAGCATAAAAGAGATCTCAGTGAGAGAACAAACGGCAAAAAATAACTGAGTTAAACCTTCAGCTATGACTAAGCGCACGCTTACCTTACCACCTGGAAAAGATTTTatcttccaaatcaatgcatcCTTTTCAGGTGCATAAGTAGATGATCCCATTGATGTACGAACATCTGGATTAGTTGCATCAGTTGGAACGGGCAACTCAATTTCAACGTTAGTTGCAGTGCTGAAATTGTCAaataaactcaaaacttaaccaGCAACACATTGtaatattataatgcatgtCATCCAAGCTCCTACAGATTAAATGATGCAGCTACAATTAGGTGTATAGCATAGTACAAATGGACATACCTTCTCTCCTTGAACTGGCTTCGTGCTTTAACCAGAATTTCCACACGGCTCTTAGAATGTCTTTCCACTTGGGCTTCTACCCACACAAGAGGCTTTACCTGAGAGTAAGTAGTACTCACGTTTTAACCTATTGGATCAATGAAGGGACTAAAAAGATTTCAGTCAGATAGAGAGCACCAAAACATTATTGTACCTGTGTACTGAGTCTGTAGGTCATAACTTCGAAAGCCCCATCAGGAGGTATGAATGATATAGTTCGATCGTTCTCAAATCGGGCCAAACGCACACACCTAAGTTAAAGTAGAAGTTATAGAATGAGAGACGGGCGGAATAGGATGTAAGTGAGGGGGAAGGGAGATTGGTTGAGTGGGAGAGAAATGGGTTACAACTTGAACGTGGTCAAGTTATATTATAGAAAAGCCTTcagattttttcattttaaaaaggGCAGCAAGGATTTTCCAATTAAAAGCTGAGGACCACCCACTCTCCCCCCACTTGCTTACTCTATCGgaagttttaaaagattataCTACATTTCCCAAAATATCATGATTTGTCCCCCTACTCCCACACCCACATTGGGCCAATTCTTGCATAAAGAATATATGCAAAAAGATGTTATAACACACAACAAAAGATATAGTTGAATCACATACTGATGAAACTTGATATCATCTAGATCAATAGCCTTCCCCTTAGCATTACGTCCTTGTGCTTCCAGCAATACTCTATCATTCAGACCAAGCTTACACTCCGGCATACCACTGCAAGAGAAAAACATTATGGTTTCAGGCCAGTACCACTCGATTAAACGGCTGGGTAAAGAATAAGATCTCAAAATTGAGACTAAAGAAAAGTGACGTGGTGCCATTTGCAACTGGTTTACATTTAGCAGGAATTGGATTGCATTTAAACTAATGAAAACCTTATGGGAGATTGTAGACACGcaatttttgaccgaacttaaGGTCTTACACCATTTctaaagcttaaatattttataaaaatctaaattaaatatgttgacttttaccttattttagtaagtttattttaaaaagatttgaaattaacaaaaaaaaaactatctattttcttttaatttagatttaataaataagctagtgtttcttaattatatttttagactagctatttgacttttcttatattttattaattcaaaataattaattaatatttttattattatggtttatatatatatatatatatatatatatatttaagctaaaaaaaataataacctAAACTACCCACACTACCCCACTTCACCTTTCAACCCCACTTACaccctatgttgctcggactctacAAAATGCCAacgggtgcgtgtcggattcgccaaaagtagtgtatttttgaagaatccaagacgggtgcggcatcaaaagtgaagagtccacGCAACTAAGCTTTACACCTATCCCACTACCACTCACACCACTAAACACCCCCACACAAACCATCAAAAAATCACACACTACACACCTATATACTAAAACACATTGAATACATACGCACACAACTATCAGCAATAcagaggagaaaaagaaaaaaaaatcagcaaaGGAAAAACACACAACACGTACcagggaaaaaaagaagaaaaaagaaaaaacccaTTCCCCCCACTTCCAATACTACAACACAtatatagtgtatatatatacacaatacaATCAACACACACCCACCCAAACCAACATACGTACAAAaaacaaacatttatttttctttcacacTACACAAACAAAGGTTGAGTTTGACACTTGCTTTCGTGGTTccttattcatattattttcttttcgtGAATTGATTCTCACAAAAGGtaccatttaatttttattgtataatttgattttcatgatTATATAAGATTTCATTCGAATGTTATGAAGTTGCTTAAATTTGTGTGTGTTGAACTTTGATGCTATAATATTGAAATACTTACCCATTATTTTAATGTTATCTTCCATCTTGTACAATATGCTACTATCAATTAAGTGCTTTTTATATTCAGCTAAATGCCTCAAAGAATTATCCTAATAGTTTGTTTAGTCAAATTTatctaaaattaaaaactatttattttagaaaaattaagagatgaagagttacatttttttttatgtcttttgtCATAGCTTGTAAGAATACTAAAAATGTAAATGCATCTACATcgaatttgaatatgaaataattttcaatttgtttaagATTTtagacttttattatttaaattagtaTTCATGaacaaatagtaaaaatataatttaatcacTAATAAAATGCTTAAGTTGTCTAGTAATAggtaaaagattaaaatatatgaCCCGTTTCAAAGGTCggtttcaattaagaatgtgatTACACATCTTTCTTTGGAACACTTAAAAGAAACTCAAGGATGCAGTGACGCACCTTGTCCAAGttgttttagtaattttttttttaattcaaaccAAGAGGAgtaaattgaaattattaagTGTGATGAGTTCAAGAGGGGAAGACTGTTATGTCTCCAAATGTCAAGATcgagaatgcagttatgcatccggtttaagactaataataattcaacaattaaaaaataagcaaaTTTTGGCATATAGATACAAATTATCCAAAAGTGTATCaagataagtataagtcaataaaagtgaCTGTGCTAGAACTACGAGACTCGAGGGATgtctaataccttcccctcggtcaacaaaATTCCTTACCTGATTTTCTGGTTCGCAGACCAAacaaagagtcatttccttttgattagggattaaacaaaaatgtgacttggaacaccataattCAATTCCAAGTGACAactctgaaaaatataaaataatttctaaatcaataccgtcacttaaattggaaaatcTCTCACCGCCTGTAcgcaaaaaggggtgtgacagaGATCAAAAGGTATGCAGTCCTTGAGTCAACATTTAAATCCTAGATGTTTTCATAGACATGCACTAGTGATGCTACTATTGAGGCAGCTCATTAGAAATATGAGGAAATGCAGCAAGAAAGAACTCCATTAACTCAACTGTGTAAATCTCAAGTGGAAGGCTCGGAGAACAAGGTTGCAACATACATGTAAATACGACCTTAGTGATGACAGAATCATAATCAGTATAGAACATTTTCACGCTACTAGAAATAGTTCAaagcatataaaaaaatattcaagatcAGACAGGACACTATATTTAGAAACATCCCAGAGGTTTTAGGCTTTATCTTGGTTTCTGAACAAACTGTTTTAATCTTCAGAAAAGGGGCACCAAATCTCAACTCTTACTGAAGTTAACACTTCTGACGTATAATGTCATAAATGAGAACCACTACAAATGTCCCTATAGGTAACAGAGTTCTTACAATCATCAATCTTATATACAACAGGGTCAAGCCCTTTGTgttaagaattttttattttattttttgtgacaagggaaacccgcagccgctaccctttgtgTTAAGAAAATTATACTCCATCTAACACATTAATGGCCAAAAGTCGGTTGGCAAAGCCATATATGTTGGCTATACATGTACAGTTGCTCTGCACCTTATAACATTAACTGTACCTACCTGTTTTCACTGTCCCCAGCTGATGTTCTAAGCTCAAAATCAGCTCCAAAGTTCTCACTTTTTCCACCTATACTAATGATAGGAATTTTCTTTGATTGAAGTTTACTTTAACAATTATATAAGCTAAATACAATTAAGAGAGAACAGTTGTTTAATTCTATGAAGCAGCTAACCTTGCCAAAAATTATTTCTGATTATACACCTCACTTTTACAATGAGGGAAATGGGAAGGAACAATATgtacttcaaatttgaaaattggtggCACGAGAAAGAAGGCTTTCAAGAAATGATTGGTGGATAGTTGCCTTCATTTGTAATTCAGGGGAGTCCTAATTTCATTATGTccaaaaaaaactgaaaattgcTCACAGAAAGGTTGAAAAGAATTGTGCCAAAGCTAATTTCCAACTCTCAGATGGCCTTTTTGAAAGGGAGACAGATTATGGATGCGGCACTTATTGCAATGAATGCATTGATTCCACACAAAGGGAGAAAAATAAAGTTATCATGTGCTAGCTCGACATTGAGAAGGTATACAATCCTGTTAATTGGGGTTTCCTTTTAGACATACTTAAAGACATGGGGTTTGATAGGAAGCGGCACAATGGATTTGGTACTACATCAGCACAATCAGATTCTCAGTTCTCATTAATGGCTCTCCACAGAGTTTATTTGCTAGCAAGAACAAAAATGGGAATTTGGTACTGCATCAGCACAGTCAGATCCTAAGTTCTCATTAATGGATCTCCACAGAATGGCTTTACTACTCAAAAGGGTACTGGGCAAGGTGATccaattttttccatttttgttcTTGCTGATGATGCTTCACATAAGCAAATTGCTTAACTTTCCTGTAAACCAGAGTTGGATCAGAGGTCTCAAAGTAAGCAGTGGGTCACACAACTACCTGTCTCTCTCACATCTTTTATATGCTGATAATACCATAATCTTTTGAGGTGAGGCAACTTAATTACATGAGATTGATCCTGAAAGTCTTTAAAGTTGTATCAGGTTGCACATCAATTGGTCGAAAAGTAGACTTCTCCCAATTACTCAAGTTTAGAATTTACAGGTTCTAGCAACAGTTTTGGGCTGCAATACTGATAGCCTTCCTACTATTTATTTGGGCTTACCTTTAGGGGTAAAACTGAAATCATATTCTATTTGGCAATGTGTGACTGAGAGGTGTGAATTAAAGGCTCTCTCTGATTGGAAGAATCAATACCTTTCTTTTGGAGGTCACTTGATTCTAATTAAAAGTGATTTGGATTTCATGCCCACTTACGCTATGGCTATGTTTTGGTTTTCAATGCCTCTGAAGGTGGAGAAAAGGTTAGACAGATTGAGAAGAGATTTCTTTCAGCAAGTTAATAAGGCAAGCAAGACCTTAAACTTGGTCAGGTGGGACATTGTGATTCTGAAGAAAGAGAGGAGGACTAGGTATCAAGAATTTAAGGGTGCAGAATATAAGTCTCTTAATGAAATGTCTATGGAGATTCAACTTTGAAGGTACTTCTTTCTGGAGGAAAAGTACAACAGAGAAATATGACCTCCTGAATTTCAAGATGAATTGTATAgctctttattatttttggtgtaaacagaaaGTCTTAGTACAGGCAGAAGaactttttgatgttttagactATTTGTGACAAAAAGCACAGATGGAGTCAGTCTAGTTTGTAATACTTTTGGAAGAGGGGCTACTTTGATGTAGTATACCTGTggataaatagaagaaaaagttaccattctcaaaaaaaaaaatatgacctCCTGAATGAATGGTCCTCTAATATGGGATGTCCACCACAAGGAGTAGGTATCTGGAGAAATATCAGGGATCTATGGCCTGCTTTCTCAGCTAACATTGGTATCAAAGTGGGCAATGGCAGTAAAGTATCTTTCTGGAAGGACACCAAGATTCGGCATTCCCCTCTTAAAGATCAATTTCCTATCTGTTTTAGTATAGCACGAGATACAAACCTCActgaagcacaaagaaaagaaggagaGAACTGGAACATACTTCTAAGAGGGAATCCAAATGAAAGGGAAAAGGAGAGTTCTGTAGAAGTTGTTGGTCTTCTAACTTCATTTAAAAAGCTTAACAACAGTGAGGATAGCTTGAAATGGAAGGGGGAACGACATGGTCGTTTCACAGTGAAGTCCCGTTACTCTTTGCTTATCAGGAACCAATACACACATGGCCCATGGAAGCAGGTGTGGAACTCCAAAGCACCAGTGCAAGTAATGTGCTTTGTGTGGTTAGTGAAAAGAGAAGCTGCTTCATTCCAAGATAATCTACAAAGGAGGGGCATCCAACTAGTAAATAGATGTTATTTGTGTGGAAAGGAAGAAGAATCTAGTAACCATCATTTCCTTCACTGTTCTTTCACTTTACAGATATGGTAGATGTTCTATATTATTTA
This genomic window contains:
- the LOC125856407 gene encoding AP-1 complex subunit mu-2 produces the protein MAGAASALFLLDIKGRVLVWRDFRGDVSSVQAERFFTKLLEKEGDPQDPVAYDNGVTYMFIQHNNVYLMTASRQNCNAASILLFLHRVVDVFKHYFEELEEESLRDNFVVVYELLDEMMDFGYPQYTEAKILSEFIKTDAYRMEVTQRPPMAVTNAVSWRSEGIQYKKNEVFLDVVESVNILVNSNGQIVRSDVVGALKMRTYLSGMPECKLGLNDRVLLEAQGRNAKGKAIDLDDIKFHQCVRLARFENDRTISFIPPDGAFEVMTYRLSTQVKPLVWVEAQVERHSKSRVEILVKARSQFKERSTATNVEIELPVPTDATNPDVRTSMGSSTYAPEKDALIWKIKSFPGGKEYMLRAEFKLPSITAEEAVPERKAPIRVKFEIPYFTVSGIQVRYLKIIEKSGYQALPWVRYITMAGEYELRLT